A window of the Candidatus Methylomirabilota bacterium genome harbors these coding sequences:
- the pglZ gene encoding BREX-1 system phosphatase PglZ type B: MTPPSSFRRPPSATLLEAVRASLAQVARYNPGDVVAPVTVLWTDADGQWRPVVEQLRELMPALLTLGDYDAKTRTGPAIWLRCVIEPAVRAEKFPDLAWPADTVPVIYMPGVIRQMLRAAEECPDKLKPLVELQYRGTVWTQKNGKDWTIRAFLVSDDGGLGLDVAEDKLTLQAMQGALSALAVTPVTRLEGKRLEAEDFDRLMIGDTPRDLLLWLGDLDGTRGRWDRGKWSAFRSRCRQDYGFDPETDGEIIGGEKLGQRQEAWCGVWERFAESPALYPGISNLLRRAKPRGTLIFEKDPWPDENESMENALLVELMNVGSMKPTEARQRLQQLETEHGPRRKSVWARLGMCPLANALEYLAMLAKRTTMALGGDNADAMATLYAEGGYLADDSAMRTLACVKTAEDTAAVQQAVRCVYLPWLEDTARHFQQCLASKALPAVAQRERVAADTGECILFADGLRFDIGQRLTAMAGERRLEVSAGWRWAALPTVTATAKPAASPVSGKLYGGRLEADFSPEIADGGGRLTIDRFRRLLSDEGFQMVGPGESGDPRATNARGWVEYGEFDKLGHNLQGKMTAQIEDQLELLLERVQGLLEAGWKRVRVVTDHGWLLVPGGMPKVQLPKYLAESRWSRCASIKDSSHVEVPIAGWSWNPHERFAYAPGVYCFVAGQEYAHGGASLQECLVPVLTFASTDAPADVVVTISEVRWVGLRCRVSVQPAVEGLLADLRTKPNVPDSSVMQPKKPKTLGADGKVALLVDDDSLKGTVASLVIVDASGRVLCKEATTVGGDD; this comes from the coding sequence ATGACTCCGCCTTCATCCTTCCGCCGTCCGCCTTCCGCCACGCTGCTTGAGGCAGTGCGAGCCTCACTGGCGCAGGTCGCGCGATACAACCCCGGCGACGTGGTTGCGCCTGTGACGGTATTGTGGACCGACGCCGATGGCCAGTGGCGGCCGGTGGTCGAGCAACTGCGCGAGCTGATGCCCGCACTGCTGACACTTGGAGACTATGATGCCAAGACGCGGACGGGACCCGCAATCTGGCTGCGATGCGTCATCGAGCCGGCGGTGCGGGCGGAGAAGTTCCCTGACCTTGCCTGGCCGGCAGACACCGTGCCCGTGATCTACATGCCGGGCGTGATCCGGCAGATGCTCCGGGCGGCAGAGGAATGCCCCGATAAGCTCAAGCCGCTGGTCGAACTTCAGTACCGAGGGACGGTCTGGACCCAGAAGAACGGGAAAGACTGGACCATTCGCGCGTTCCTGGTGAGCGACGACGGCGGGCTGGGCCTGGACGTGGCCGAAGACAAGCTTACCCTTCAGGCGATGCAGGGGGCACTGTCGGCACTGGCGGTGACGCCGGTGACACGGTTGGAGGGCAAGCGGCTGGAGGCCGAGGACTTCGACCGGCTGATGATCGGTGATACGCCACGCGATCTGCTGCTGTGGCTGGGCGATCTGGACGGTACCCGCGGGCGGTGGGATAGAGGTAAGTGGTCGGCGTTTCGCAGCCGTTGCCGGCAGGACTACGGCTTTGATCCGGAGACCGACGGCGAGATTATCGGCGGCGAGAAGCTCGGACAGCGCCAGGAGGCCTGGTGTGGTGTGTGGGAGCGGTTCGCAGAGTCGCCGGCACTGTACCCAGGTATATCGAACCTTCTGCGGCGGGCCAAGCCGAGGGGAACGCTGATCTTCGAAAAGGACCCCTGGCCGGATGAAAACGAGTCGATGGAGAATGCGCTTCTGGTGGAGTTGATGAACGTTGGTTCGATGAAGCCGACCGAAGCGCGGCAGCGCCTGCAGCAGTTGGAGACCGAACACGGGCCACGACGCAAATCGGTCTGGGCGCGGCTAGGCATGTGCCCACTGGCCAACGCCTTGGAGTACCTGGCGATGCTTGCCAAGCGGACGACGATGGCGCTCGGCGGCGATAATGCCGACGCAATGGCCACGCTCTATGCTGAGGGTGGGTATCTGGCCGACGACAGCGCGATGCGGACGCTGGCCTGCGTGAAGACTGCGGAAGACACTGCGGCCGTCCAGCAAGCGGTGCGATGCGTGTACCTGCCGTGGCTGGAAGATACCGCGAGGCATTTCCAACAATGCCTGGCGTCGAAGGCCCTGCCCGCAGTGGCGCAGCGGGAGCGTGTCGCAGCCGACACTGGCGAATGCATCCTGTTCGCCGATGGATTGCGGTTTGATATCGGCCAGCGGCTCACGGCAATGGCCGGAGAGCGGCGGTTAGAGGTGTCCGCCGGGTGGCGTTGGGCCGCGCTGCCCACGGTGACGGCAACGGCCAAGCCGGCGGCGTCGCCGGTTTCCGGCAAGCTTTACGGGGGGCGTTTAGAGGCCGATTTCTCCCCGGAGATAGCCGATGGCGGCGGCCGGCTGACCATCGACCGCTTCCGCCGACTGCTTTCCGACGAGGGATTTCAGATGGTCGGGCCGGGAGAGTCGGGTGACCCGCGGGCCACTAATGCTCGCGGTTGGGTGGAGTATGGCGAGTTCGACAAGCTCGGGCACAACCTCCAGGGGAAAATGACGGCGCAGATCGAAGACCAGTTGGAACTCTTGCTGGAGCGCGTCCAGGGGCTGCTGGAGGCGGGCTGGAAGCGAGTGCGCGTCGTAACCGACCACGGCTGGCTGCTGGTGCCCGGCGGGATGCCGAAGGTGCAACTGCCAAAGTACCTGGCGGAGAGCCGATGGTCCCGGTGTGCATCGATCAAAGACAGCTCTCATGTGGAGGTACCCATCGCAGGCTGGTCGTGGAACCCACACGAGCGATTTGCCTATGCGCCGGGTGTGTATTGCTTCGTCGCCGGACAGGAGTACGCCCACGGCGGCGCGAGCTTGCAGGAGTGCCTGGTTCCGGTCCTGACGTTTGCTTCGACGGATGCCCCAGCCGATGTGGTGGTCACGATCAGTGAGGTCCGGTGGGTAGGCCTGCGGTGCCGGGTGAGCGTCCAGCCGGCAGTCGAAGGACTACTGGCCGACCTTCGGACAAAGCCCAACGTCCCGGACTCAAGCGTTATGCAACCCAAGAAACCCAAGACCCTGGGCGCCGACGGAAAGGTTGCGCTGTTGGTCGACGACGATTCCCTTAAAGGGACAGTGGCCAGCCTCGTGATTGTCGATGCGTCCGGGCGCGTGCTCTGCAAGGAAGCCACTACCGTTGGAGGTGACGACTAA
- a CDS encoding four helix bundle protein — protein sequence MKAEGGKIDLTTRTRQFALAAIRLYSALPKATEAQVIGKQLLRAGTSVGAHYREAIRPRSTAEFVSKVDGGRQELEETMYWLELLRDSGQTKMDLAQLLDEADQLMAILTTCARNAKNRRTDV from the coding sequence ATGAAGGCGGAAGGCGGAAAGATAGACCTGACGACTCGGACGCGCCAGTTCGCCTTGGCTGCAATCCGACTTTACTCGGCACTCCCGAAGGCCACGGAAGCACAGGTCATCGGGAAGCAGTTACTCCGGGCAGGAACATCAGTCGGAGCACACTACCGCGAAGCGATACGGCCGCGGAGCACGGCTGAGTTCGTGAGCAAGGTGGACGGCGGCCGGCAGGAGCTTGAGGAGACGATGTACTGGCTCGAACTGCTTCGGGATTCCGGGCAGACGAAAATGGACCTGGCCCAACTGCTTGATGAAGCTGACCAGTTGATGGCCATCCTGACAACGTGCGCTCGCAACGCCAAGAACCGGCGGACCGACGTATGA
- a CDS encoding N-6 DNA methylase, whose protein sequence is MPSLSTGLRNRLERVVIEARDVAEAGARAALEALAVHHHEPYPHMKPAQRELRNHLRARARQLGDRKLPRPDSNGKDHEIDHLVSECAYEHWHRMLFARFLAENGLLIEPQENMAISLAEAEELAKEDGVDVWVFASRCAQRMLPQIFRPDDPLLQVSFATEHMLKLEKLLASLPEAVFTASDALGWVYQFWQSKKKDEINRSEVKIGADEIAAVTQLFTEPYMVEFLLHNTLGAWWAGKRLGATDAASAKTEEELRKKIALPGVNWEYLRFVRSSPSPSKGEGRGEGDGSWRPAAGTFDGWPRTAAELKLLDPCNGSGHFLVAGLHHLVPIRMAEESLSAAQAVDAVLRDNLHGLEIDERCCQIAAFALAFAAWTYPDAGGYRPLPDLHIACTGIGPQCSKEQWLRLAEEAAARGGMPAKRDLFRTEESLLSAPLRNSLEALYELFAQAPILGSLIDPSNLPEDLFHADYHTVAPLLAAILSVEKADDETRERAIAAAGMAKAAELLASKYTLIITNVPYLEQRKQSTELRAFCQKTYSQAKGDLASVFVDRCFSLLVQGGTAVLVTPQNWLYLTTYGKLRTRLLKMKSWHAVVKLGPGAFGTITGHVVQPVLIVLNEQAPVLRNMPFSLDISTSSTPEAKSVTIRTQQPVFDTQESILANPDARVVFGFQSSTETLGNYAWCLAGIMNGDSPKFLRLFWELPRKSDLWAYQQTTVESTRLYGGMRNLVFFDEVEGHLREDATIRRVKLHNSDERGNQVWGRRGVAITQMSNCPVALYIGHKYDSNVAVVSPFDEKTLPAIWVFCTSPDFIAAVRELEPKMNVTNATFAKLPFSLKEWAGRMEKYPDGLPEPESGDPTQWLFHGWPEESIPPLQVAVARLLGYRWPAELDNKMRLSKRSRALAKRCDELVKFADDDGIVCIPSVRGEEPAGDRLEALLAAAGIKPAKVRELAGGADLEDWLRNGFFEEHCKLFHDRPFVWHIWDGRKRDGFHALINYHKLCEGNGKGRKLLESLTYSYLGEWITRQTDGVKRGEGGAEDRLAAALELQKRLQLIIEGEPPFDLFVRWKPLAGQPIGWEPDINDGVRMNIRPFLASDLPGGKKGAGVLRCKPNIKWTKDRGKEPERPKAEYPWFWGWDEKTEDFLGGKTFDGNRWNDCHYTNKVKHAACEGKAER, encoded by the coding sequence ATGCCTTCCCTCTCAACAGGCCTGCGGAATCGGCTGGAGCGCGTGGTCATCGAGGCCCGCGACGTGGCTGAGGCTGGCGCGCGCGCCGCCCTGGAGGCGCTGGCCGTTCATCACCACGAGCCGTACCCGCATATGAAGCCTGCCCAGCGCGAGTTGCGTAACCATCTTCGCGCTCGTGCGCGGCAACTCGGAGACCGAAAACTGCCCAGGCCGGACAGCAACGGGAAAGACCACGAGATCGACCATCTGGTCAGCGAGTGTGCCTACGAGCACTGGCACCGGATGCTGTTCGCCCGGTTCCTGGCCGAGAACGGTCTGCTGATCGAACCCCAGGAGAACATGGCCATCAGCCTGGCCGAAGCCGAGGAACTGGCCAAGGAGGACGGCGTAGATGTGTGGGTCTTCGCCTCCCGCTGCGCCCAGCGGATGCTGCCACAAATCTTCCGACCCGATGATCCGCTGCTCCAGGTATCCTTCGCGACTGAGCACATGCTGAAGCTGGAAAAGCTCTTGGCGTCGTTGCCGGAGGCTGTCTTCACCGCCTCCGATGCGCTGGGGTGGGTCTATCAGTTCTGGCAGAGCAAGAAGAAGGATGAGATCAACCGCTCCGAGGTCAAGATCGGCGCTGATGAGATCGCGGCGGTCACGCAGCTCTTCACCGAGCCGTACATGGTGGAATTTCTGCTGCACAACACGCTGGGCGCATGGTGGGCGGGTAAGAGGCTCGGCGCCACAGACGCCGCCAGCGCCAAGACGGAAGAGGAACTGCGGAAGAAGATCGCCCTGCCAGGGGTCAACTGGGAGTACCTGCGCTTCGTCCGGTCTTCCCCCTCGCCCTCGAAGGGAGAGGGTCGGGGTGAGGGCGACGGTTCGTGGCGCCCGGCAGCCGGTACGTTCGACGGCTGGCCCAGGACCGCGGCGGAGTTGAAACTGCTTGACCCGTGCAATGGGTCCGGACATTTCCTGGTCGCAGGTCTGCATCACCTGGTGCCGATCCGTATGGCCGAGGAGAGCTTATCGGCCGCTCAAGCCGTCGATGCTGTCCTCCGCGACAACCTGCACGGCCTGGAGATCGATGAGCGCTGCTGCCAGATCGCTGCGTTCGCCCTGGCGTTTGCCGCATGGACGTACCCCGACGCCGGCGGCTACCGGCCGCTGCCTGACCTGCACATCGCCTGCACGGGTATCGGGCCGCAATGCTCGAAGGAGCAATGGCTGCGTCTGGCAGAAGAGGCTGCGGCACGAGGCGGCATGCCAGCAAAGCGAGACCTCTTCCGCACTGAGGAATCGCTGCTCTCGGCCCCACTGCGCAATTCGTTGGAGGCGCTCTATGAGCTATTCGCTCAGGCCCCCATTCTCGGCTCACTGATAGACCCCTCGAATCTCCCTGAAGACCTTTTCCACGCTGATTACCACACGGTTGCGCCGCTGCTGGCAGCAATCCTTTCCGTTGAGAAGGCCGACGACGAAACCCGCGAACGAGCCATCGCCGCTGCTGGCATGGCCAAGGCCGCTGAACTGCTCGCCAGCAAGTACACGCTCATCATTACAAACGTGCCGTACTTGGAACAACGCAAGCAATCAACCGAACTCCGCGCTTTCTGTCAGAAGACCTACTCACAAGCAAAGGGTGATCTTGCTTCGGTCTTTGTGGACAGATGCTTCAGCCTTCTTGTGCAAGGGGGCACGGCTGTCCTGGTAACCCCTCAGAACTGGCTGTATTTGACTACCTATGGGAAGCTCAGGACACGACTCCTCAAGATGAAAAGCTGGCACGCTGTCGTCAAGCTTGGACCAGGAGCCTTCGGTACCATAACTGGCCATGTGGTGCAGCCGGTCCTAATTGTTCTAAATGAACAGGCTCCGGTGCTCCGCAACATGCCTTTTTCGCTGGATATCTCAACCAGCAGCACACCGGAAGCAAAGAGTGTAACAATCCGTACGCAGCAACCTGTATTCGACACGCAGGAGTCCATCCTCGCGAATCCAGATGCTCGAGTTGTCTTCGGGTTCCAAAGCTCGACCGAAACCCTCGGCAACTATGCTTGGTGTCTCGCGGGAATAATGAACGGCGATTCGCCAAAGTTCCTGCGGTTGTTCTGGGAATTACCTCGAAAGAGCGACCTGTGGGCATACCAGCAAACCACCGTAGAATCGACTCGACTCTACGGAGGCATGAGGAATCTGGTGTTCTTTGATGAGGTAGAAGGTCATCTGCGGGAGGACGCAACTATCCGACGTGTCAAGCTCCATAACTCAGATGAAAGGGGTAATCAGGTGTGGGGCCGACGTGGCGTTGCCATCACCCAGATGAGCAATTGCCCCGTCGCGCTCTACATTGGCCACAAATACGACTCGAACGTCGCCGTGGTATCACCTTTCGACGAGAAGACTCTCCCGGCGATTTGGGTATTTTGCACGTCCCCTGATTTCATCGCCGCCGTGCGAGAGCTTGAGCCGAAGATGAACGTTACGAATGCTACGTTCGCAAAACTCCCCTTCTCGCTCAAGGAATGGGCAGGGCGAATGGAGAAGTATCCAGACGGCCTGCCCGAGCCGGAGAGCGGTGACCCGACGCAGTGGCTCTTCCACGGCTGGCCAGAGGAATCGATCCCCCCGCTCCAGGTCGCCGTGGCACGGTTGCTAGGCTACCGCTGGCCGGCGGAACTCGACAACAAGATGCGCTTGAGCAAGCGGTCGCGGGCGCTGGCCAAGCGGTGCGACGAGCTGGTCAAGTTCGCGGACGATGATGGCATCGTCTGCATCCCGTCCGTGCGCGGCGAGGAACCCGCGGGAGACCGGCTGGAGGCGCTGCTGGCCGCGGCGGGGATCAAGCCGGCGAAGGTACGCGAACTGGCCGGCGGGGCCGACCTGGAGGACTGGCTCCGCAATGGCTTTTTCGAGGAACACTGCAAGCTATTTCATGACCGGCCGTTCGTCTGGCACATCTGGGACGGCCGTAAGCGCGACGGTTTCCACGCCCTTATCAACTACCACAAGCTCTGCGAAGGCAACGGCAAGGGCCGCAAGCTGCTCGAATCGCTCACCTACTCCTACCTGGGCGAGTGGATCACTCGCCAGACGGACGGCGTGAAGCGCGGGGAAGGCGGCGCGGAAGACCGTTTGGCCGCGGCGCTGGAACTCCAGAAGCGCCTGCAATTGATCATCGAGGGCGAGCCGCCATTCGATTTGTTCGTCCGCTGGAAGCCGCTGGCTGGGCAGCCTATCGGCTGGGAGCCGGACATCAACGACGGCGTGCGGATGAACATCCGCCCGTTCCTGGCGTCGGATCTGCCCGGTGGTAAGAAGGGCGCGGGTGTGCTGCGGTGCAAGCCCAACATCAAGTGGACCAAAGACCGCGGCAAGGAACCAGAGCGCCCCAAGGCTGAGTACCCGTGGTTCTGGGGCTGGGATGAGAAAACCGAGGATTTCCTGGGCGGCAAGACGTTCGACGGCAACCGCTGGAACGACTGTCACTACACCAATAAGGTGAAGCATGCAGCCTGCGAGGGAAAGGCGGAAAGATGA
- a CDS encoding putative DNA binding domain-containing protein has translation MLKEDLDHLLHSESETVEWKRSCGEWKEIVVASAAMASLRGGRICIGITPAGEVCGVQLGKGTLEDLANKIAQGTSPRVTPSISSIERDGKTIVVVSVSESTPKPVCAFDRPYRRSGRTNQRLSQEEALCLFMTSRGVTWDQSTLTDATVDADIDTALVRRFLLVARTERRWEVPDETSVDHVLRQLGFIQDGKLTVAAVLLFGRNPQRLLTQAMVRCARFKGTTEVHFLDMKVIQGSIIEQVEEAVAFIKRNIRMAVEIKGLRRDEQWEYPLEGLREAVVNAICHRDYASSANVQIRIFDDRLEVWNPGELPEGMTVEDLRRQHESKPRNKLIANAFFLIKYIEQFGTGIQRILDDCHAQHLPEPNFEVQGHTFRAVFSPGEVKAVQLNDRQMRVMLYVQQRGQITRTQYEKELGVSSRTANRDLKDLVKKGVLSPRGTGPQSKYVLATGEPKGGGV, from the coding sequence ATGCTGAAAGAAGACCTTGATCACCTGCTCCATTCAGAGAGCGAAACCGTCGAGTGGAAGCGATCCTGTGGCGAGTGGAAAGAGATCGTTGTGGCCTCTGCAGCAATGGCGTCCCTCCGCGGCGGCCGGATCTGTATTGGCATTACACCGGCGGGCGAAGTCTGTGGTGTCCAACTTGGCAAGGGCACCTTGGAGGATCTCGCCAACAAAATCGCGCAGGGCACAAGTCCTCGGGTAACACCGTCCATCTCAAGCATCGAACGGGACGGTAAGACGATTGTCGTTGTGTCCGTGTCAGAGAGCACGCCGAAGCCAGTCTGCGCTTTCGACCGACCCTACCGTCGGTCTGGGCGAACGAACCAACGGCTGTCCCAAGAGGAAGCTTTGTGCCTGTTCATGACAAGTCGCGGGGTCACGTGGGACCAATCGACGCTGACCGATGCCACCGTCGATGCGGACATTGATACTGCGCTGGTTCGTCGTTTCCTTCTCGTCGCTCGGACCGAGCGTCGCTGGGAAGTTCCTGATGAGACCTCGGTGGACCACGTCTTACGCCAGCTCGGATTTATCCAGGATGGCAAGCTGACCGTAGCTGCCGTGCTGCTCTTCGGCCGGAACCCTCAGCGCCTGCTGACCCAGGCGATGGTTCGCTGCGCCCGATTCAAAGGGACCACGGAAGTCCATTTCCTCGACATGAAGGTCATCCAAGGCAGCATCATCGAGCAGGTCGAGGAAGCCGTGGCGTTTATAAAGCGGAATATCCGCATGGCGGTGGAGATCAAGGGGCTCCGCCGCGATGAACAATGGGAGTACCCACTGGAGGGTCTGCGCGAGGCCGTCGTCAATGCCATCTGTCATCGAGATTACGCCAGCTCGGCCAATGTGCAGATCCGAATCTTTGATGACCGGTTGGAGGTCTGGAACCCGGGCGAGTTGCCGGAGGGCATGACGGTCGAGGATCTCCGCCGCCAGCACGAGTCCAAGCCGCGCAACAAGCTCATTGCGAATGCCTTCTTCCTTATCAAATACATCGAGCAATTCGGCACGGGCATCCAACGCATTCTGGACGACTGCCACGCCCAGCATTTGCCTGAGCCGAACTTCGAAGTGCAAGGCCATACCTTCCGGGCAGTCTTCTCACCGGGCGAGGTCAAGGCGGTGCAGCTTAACGACCGGCAAATGAGAGTGATGCTCTACGTGCAGCAACGGGGCCAAATCACCCGAACCCAGTACGAGAAAGAGCTGGGTGTCTCGTCGCGCACGGCGAACAGAGATTTGAAGGACCTTGTCAAGAAGGGCGTTTTATCTCCGCGTGGGACCGGCCCGCAATCCAAGTACGTTCTGGCAACCGGTGAGCCGAAGGGCGGTGGCGTATGA
- the dcm gene encoding DNA (cytosine-5-)-methyltransferase: protein MNKKRRIPVRYGRLSDNESVYRVRQKDLLRETGRTYALIDLFAGAGGLTLGFTESLGQVFVPVWANDFNSDATRTYNANFGEHCTTDDILSLVENRIDEIPKADVVIGGPPCQGFSLLNKQRDGDPRKQLWGPYLRIVEHSGAEIFVMENVPQLLGSAEHEEIAEVAHSMGFKMAFAKLCAADYGVTLSTGGCNHG, encoded by the coding sequence ATGAACAAGAAACGCAGAATACCCGTTCGATACGGTAGACTGTCGGACAACGAATCGGTCTATCGCGTAAGACAGAAAGACCTACTGCGCGAGACCGGCCGGACATATGCACTTATAGATCTCTTTGCCGGTGCGGGGGGCTTAACGCTCGGCTTCACGGAATCGCTCGGTCAGGTGTTCGTCCCTGTCTGGGCCAACGATTTCAACTCCGACGCGACCAGGACATACAACGCGAATTTCGGCGAACATTGCACAACCGACGACATTTTGAGTCTGGTCGAAAACCGAATCGACGAAATACCGAAGGCCGATGTCGTTATCGGCGGCCCACCGTGCCAAGGATTCAGCCTGCTGAACAAGCAACGGGACGGCGATCCTCGGAAGCAATTGTGGGGGCCGTACCTGCGGATCGTCGAGCATTCTGGCGCAGAAATCTTTGTGATGGAGAATGTTCCGCAACTCCTCGGGTCGGCGGAACACGAAGAAATCGCCGAGGTCGCGCACTCGATGGGCTTCAAGATGGCTTTCGCCAAACTGTGCGCAGCCGACTACGGCGTAACACTATCCACAGGAGGTTGCAATCATGGCTAG
- a CDS encoding HNH endonuclease has product MVQSNPKYGVDWSRDELILALYYYCQIPFARTKANNPEVVKLADILGRSPSSVARKLGNFGAFDPILAKKGISGLTHYSKADKMVWLEFADKWDALVRESQRLLASLGITSQDEQTHDEPEFLLPTGTTERPVVGVQRVYQDFFRRAILASYDFTCCVCGADLPMLLIASHIIPWSVDKQNRVNPENGLCLCVLHDRAYDRGLLAVNDQMVIVISREARKSRSEFVRRTIVEFSDKSLHTPRRFFPRPEFLKWHFENVFTQ; this is encoded by the coding sequence ATGGTGCAGTCAAATCCAAAGTACGGCGTTGACTGGAGCCGGGACGAGTTGATTCTGGCACTCTATTACTATTGCCAGATTCCATTCGCTAGGACTAAGGCCAACAATCCAGAAGTCGTGAAGTTGGCCGATATTCTGGGACGGTCGCCGAGTTCTGTCGCGCGAAAACTCGGCAATTTCGGGGCGTTCGACCCTATTCTCGCCAAAAAAGGCATAAGCGGACTTACACACTACAGCAAAGCAGACAAAATGGTTTGGCTGGAGTTCGCTGACAAGTGGGATGCATTGGTGCGAGAAAGTCAGCGACTACTTGCTTCACTTGGAATCACATCCCAAGATGAGCAGACACACGATGAACCCGAATTTCTTCTGCCGACCGGGACAACCGAACGCCCGGTTGTTGGCGTTCAACGGGTCTATCAGGATTTCTTCCGGCGTGCCATCCTTGCCAGTTACGATTTCACATGCTGCGTTTGCGGCGCAGATCTCCCGATGTTGTTGATTGCGAGTCATATCATACCGTGGTCGGTGGATAAACAAAACAGAGTGAATCCTGAAAATGGCCTGTGCCTCTGTGTTCTGCATGATCGGGCTTATGATCGCGGCCTGTTGGCTGTTAACGACCAGATGGTTATCGTCATTTCGCGCGAAGCGCGGAAAAGTCGGAGCGAGTTTGTACGGCGCACCATCGTCGAGTTCTCGGACAAGTCGCTACATACTCCGCGACGATTCTTCCCTCGTCCGGAATTCCTGAAGTGGCATTTCGAAAACGTGTTTACGCAATAG